One genomic region from Lujinxingia vulgaris encodes:
- a CDS encoding energy transducer TonB: MTESSQRVGWGRPLGVVLALHLGLAAVPLSFDRAEEVDPEPITLTLKAPEPVAEPVEPLPEPEPMPEPEVVPEPPPEPVKPPPRQQVEAPKVASSEVVVNEPEPEIVPVPEEAPVSLEPPEEVAPEATEPVEEAPVVDEPAPDPEPAEPPAPLVDPVDWGAYESRITGALEAEKRYPRMARRMGVEGEAVVRIIIRRDGTLAQPPQLVRSSGNNLLDKEVLRMVEAAEPYAGLPEDAVIDEFELVVPVNFLLE; encoded by the coding sequence ATGACGGAATCTTCGCAAAGGGTGGGGTGGGGCAGACCGCTGGGCGTGGTGCTGGCGTTGCATCTGGGCCTTGCGGCGGTGCCGCTGAGCTTTGATCGCGCCGAAGAGGTCGATCCGGAGCCGATCACGCTCACCTTAAAAGCGCCCGAGCCGGTGGCCGAACCGGTGGAGCCTTTGCCCGAGCCCGAGCCAATGCCTGAGCCGGAGGTTGTGCCCGAGCCGCCGCCGGAGCCCGTCAAACCGCCGCCTCGCCAGCAGGTTGAGGCGCCGAAAGTGGCGAGCTCCGAGGTTGTGGTCAACGAGCCGGAGCCCGAGATCGTGCCTGTGCCCGAAGAGGCGCCGGTGAGTCTGGAACCTCCGGAGGAGGTGGCGCCGGAGGCGACTGAGCCTGTGGAAGAGGCGCCCGTGGTCGATGAGCCCGCGCCCGATCCTGAGCCCGCCGAGCCGCCGGCGCCGCTTGTCGATCCGGTGGACTGGGGGGCCTACGAATCGCGCATCACCGGTGCCCTGGAGGCCGAAAAACGCTACCCGCGCATGGCCCGCCGCATGGGTGTGGAGGGGGAGGCGGTGGTGCGCATCATCATCCGTCGTGATGGCACCCTGGCGCAGCCGCCGCAGCTTGTGCGCTCCAGCGGAAACAACCTCCTCGATAAGGAGGTGCTGCGCATGGTGGAGGCCGCCGAGCCTTACGCGGGCCTCCCCGAAGACGCGGTGATCGACGAGTTTGAGCTCGTCGTTCCCGTGAATTTTTTGCTCGAGTAA
- a CDS encoding ExbD/TolR family protein, translating to MQFESFERESPTINVSALIDVVFILLIFVVLAANFDRVREMGVVLPQAESTSAATPEAQTLTLKADGSMMLGDDPVTREGLGQALLKSRESFEVLVLVGDRQVALEEAVFVFDEASKAGFESVSIATRKAD from the coding sequence ATGCAGTTTGAGAGTTTTGAGCGGGAGTCGCCCACCATCAACGTCTCGGCGCTGATCGATGTGGTCTTCATCCTGCTGATCTTCGTGGTGCTGGCGGCGAACTTCGATCGGGTGCGCGAGATGGGCGTGGTGCTGCCCCAGGCTGAGTCCACAAGCGCGGCCACTCCGGAGGCGCAGACGCTCACGCTGAAAGCCGATGGCTCGATGATGTTGGGCGACGACCCGGTGACCCGCGAGGGACTGGGCCAGGCGTTGCTTAAGAGCCGCGAGAGCTTTGAGGTGCTCGTGCTCGTGGGCGACCGCCAGGTGGCGCTGGAAGAAGCGGTGTTTGTCTTTGATGAGGCGTCGAAGGCCGGGTTTGAGTCGGTCTCCATCGCCACGCGCAAGGCCGACTGA
- a CDS encoding MotA/TolQ/ExbB proton channel family protein produces MAPIYACSALMVAIFVKKALEFRAQRLGQVQWLGEVLEAIDEGDMAGARERARGSVHPVGRVIDAMLETFERRPDRVEAEAARCGSLELQRLEKNVGALSFIAQVAPLLGLLGTVVGMVELFIGMQGAGAAMVDAQLLASGIWKALLTTAAGLMVAVPSLAGYTFLNARTDGFRLTLSDAISQVLTALPLPQTDPGQKRPVPTLVREAADAV; encoded by the coding sequence ATGGCCCCGATCTACGCCTGTTCGGCGTTGATGGTGGCCATTTTTGTCAAAAAAGCGCTGGAGTTTCGGGCGCAGCGCCTGGGCCAGGTGCAGTGGCTGGGTGAGGTGCTCGAGGCCATTGATGAGGGCGATATGGCCGGGGCGCGCGAGCGTGCCCGGGGTAGCGTTCACCCGGTGGGGCGCGTGATCGACGCGATGCTGGAGACTTTTGAGCGTCGTCCGGATCGTGTGGAGGCCGAAGCCGCGCGTTGCGGCAGCCTGGAATTGCAGCGTCTGGAGAAAAACGTCGGCGCCCTCTCGTTCATCGCGCAGGTCGCTCCGCTCCTGGGGCTTCTGGGCACGGTGGTGGGGATGGTGGAGCTCTTCATCGGCATGCAGGGCGCGGGCGCGGCGATGGTCGACGCTCAACTTCTTGCCTCGGGCATCTGGAAGGCGCTTCTGACCACGGCCGCCGGCCTGATGGTGGCCGTGCCTTCGCTGGCCGGCTACACCTTTTTGAACGCGCGCACCGACGGCTTCCGGCTGACCTTGAGCGACGCGATCTCGCAGGTGCTCACCGCGCTGCCGCTGCCCCAGACCGATCCGGGGCAGAAGCGCCCGGTGCCCACGCTGGTGCGTGAGGCGGCCGATGCAGTTTGA
- a CDS encoding sulfurtransferase — translation MGAWLLCASGAICPVQAQESATSGTLESFGEQAVEVFVDVERARALIAEGAAVLDARESSDFRRGHLPGAANVPWTTLVSGEQQGALASNAHLQVRLREAGVFNGKPVVVYGGWRAPGTWGEEGRLHWTLEYVGHGRVYVLWGGIQAWEAAGHELESGAQADRSAGDFEVRRREAYRATTAEVQAALSRDDVALLDTREAEEYGGKVKYGESRAGHIPGAQHLWWEDLFEGQRLKSRAQIESMLKARGVERTDEVIAYCTGGIRSGFVYSVLRALGYGEVANYDASMWEWTRQSDRPVRVP, via the coding sequence ATGGGCGCATGGTTACTCTGCGCAAGCGGAGCGATCTGCCCGGTGCAGGCGCAGGAGTCTGCGACTTCCGGAACTCTGGAGAGCTTTGGGGAGCAGGCCGTTGAAGTGTTCGTGGATGTGGAGCGCGCCCGGGCGCTGATCGCCGAGGGGGCGGCGGTGCTGGATGCGCGCGAATCCTCGGATTTTCGCCGGGGACATCTTCCGGGGGCAGCAAACGTGCCGTGGACGACCCTTGTGAGCGGGGAGCAGCAGGGGGCGCTGGCGAGCAACGCGCATCTTCAGGTGAGGTTGCGCGAGGCCGGCGTGTTTAACGGTAAGCCGGTGGTGGTCTACGGGGGTTGGCGCGCGCCGGGGACGTGGGGCGAGGAGGGGAGGCTGCATTGGACGCTGGAGTACGTGGGGCATGGGCGGGTCTATGTGCTCTGGGGGGGCATTCAGGCCTGGGAGGCGGCTGGACACGAGCTCGAATCCGGAGCGCAGGCCGACCGAAGCGCCGGCGATTTTGAGGTGCGGCGCCGGGAGGCCTATCGGGCCACCACTGCCGAGGTTCAGGCGGCGCTCTCGCGAGACGACGTGGCGCTGCTCGATACCCGCGAGGCCGAGGAGTACGGCGGCAAGGTCAAGTACGGGGAGTCGCGCGCCGGGCATATCCCGGGGGCGCAGCATCTCTGGTGGGAAGATCTTTTTGAGGGGCAGCGGCTCAAATCCCGCGCACAGATCGAGTCGATGCTCAAGGCGCGCGGGGTGGAGCGCACCGACGAGGTGATCGCGTATTGCACCGGGGGCATCCGTTCGGGCTTTGTGTATTCGGTGCTGCGGGCGCTGGGTTATGGGGAGGTTGCCAATTACGACGCGTCGATGTGGGAGTGGACGCGTCAGAGCGATCGGCCGGTGCGGGTGCCTTAG
- a CDS encoding sulfurtransferase: protein MGMIEATKKAGQWSMWAAAAVALTLSVGCGQEAAQFDTPEGCSEETGTCEAEVFVNAEEFEFLRRQGALVLDTRQDTTYATGHVPGAINIDWKVFAKPEFNGIIHEDPGFLQNEARKHGINDDQPVLIYGGGGSSESASGRVFWTLEYLGHDNVYLLDGGFDQWTGARFEAIEAGVNEAVEGDFTVELQPQRRATIEEVEAAIEDETIRLVDTRTIEEWFGENLRNNDYGGHIPEAVHYHWENVLSEDGTLRPADELRAELEALGIVDGTLAIPYCQSGVRSGFFYAVLKYLDYPEPKNYDGSWWEWSRDEDTVKVVEERD, encoded by the coding sequence ATGGGCATGATCGAAGCGACGAAAAAAGCAGGGCAATGGTCGATGTGGGCTGCGGCGGCAGTGGCGCTGACGCTCTCGGTGGGGTGTGGCCAGGAGGCCGCCCAATTCGATACGCCCGAGGGCTGCTCGGAGGAGACGGGGACGTGTGAGGCGGAGGTTTTTGTCAATGCCGAGGAGTTTGAGTTTCTTCGGCGGCAGGGCGCGCTGGTGCTCGATACGCGCCAGGACACCACCTACGCCACCGGGCATGTGCCCGGTGCGATCAACATCGACTGGAAGGTCTTTGCGAAGCCGGAGTTCAACGGCATCATCCACGAAGATCCCGGGTTTCTGCAGAATGAGGCGCGCAAGCACGGCATCAACGACGATCAGCCCGTCCTGATTTACGGCGGTGGTGGCAGCTCGGAGTCGGCCTCGGGTCGCGTGTTCTGGACGCTGGAGTACCTGGGACACGACAACGTCTACCTGCTCGACGGTGGCTTTGATCAGTGGACCGGCGCGCGTTTTGAGGCGATTGAGGCCGGTGTGAATGAGGCTGTGGAGGGCGACTTCACCGTGGAGTTGCAGCCGCAGCGCCGCGCGACCATCGAGGAGGTTGAGGCGGCGATTGAGGATGAGACGATCCGTCTGGTGGATACGCGCACCATCGAGGAGTGGTTTGGCGAGAACCTGCGCAATAATGACTATGGTGGCCATATCCCCGAAGCCGTGCACTACCACTGGGAGAATGTGTTGTCGGAAGACGGCACGCTTCGCCCCGCCGACGAGCTTCGCGCTGAGCTCGAAGCGCTGGGCATCGTGGACGGCACCCTGGCCATTCCCTACTGCCAGAGTGGCGTGCGCAGCGGCTTCTTTTACGCGGTGCTCAAGTACCTGGACTACCCCGAGCCCAAGAACTACGACGGGTCGTGGTGGGAGTGGTCGCGCGATGAAGATACGGTGAAGGTGGTGGAAGAGCGCGACTAA